The sequence CCTGGGCACATGGTCTCGAAGCTCGTGTAGTATATGTTACCCAAGACGCTGAACGCGAACGTCCTTTCGGCAAAGTTCGAGGGCAACATGGGTTCTTCGACGCGCACGGTGACGAGCACCGGTCCGACGTCCGCCTTCGAAGGGATGCCTTTCAGCTCGCCGGTCATCGGATCGATGGTGAGCCAACCCGTGTTCTGGCCGCCCGGCTTGATGCTCCACACCGCGTTGCTCGAGCCGCCGACTTTGGTGATCGGCGCCGAGTACGACATCCCAGAGTACACGTCCTCGAGCGGCGAGGTCGTCATGATGTACATGGGAGTCTGCATGGGCTCGGCGACGATGACTTCATCGACGTACAGGCCCGGGTAGACGCTGGCGCCGTCGCTGCGGAACGAGACGCGTAGAAGGGCCGTCTTTCCGACATAGGGGGTCAGATCCGCCTCGAAGTACTGCCAGCCCTTGGTCGAATGATCACCGCCCCACGCGGGCTGACCGGAGATGGTCAGGTAATAAGCCGGAGTCACCCCCATGACCACTGGGTAATTCTGCCCGCCGTCGGTGCTGATTTTCAGGTTCCAGCCGTCGAAGCTGCCGCCTTCGGTGTGTTGCCACGCCCAAAAGGAGAGCTTCGGGTTGGTTGCCGTGGTCAGGTCGAGGGGCGGCAAGGCTGCAATCGCGGTGGCGAAGGCCTGATTGACCGTGTAGAGGCCGTCGAGGTTCGTGCCGATGACGTTGGTGCCGATGTGGGCCGTCTCGGGACCCACTTGCGTGGGCTTGCCGCATTCCCAGTCGCCGCCGAAGGTCCAGTCGCTCGGACACGTCTCGAAGCCCTCGTGGAGGTAGACGCTGCACGAGGTCACTGGACTGCCGGCCAAGCACGTGCCTGCCGAGCATGTGTCGCCTTCGGTGCACGAGTCGTAGTCGTTGCACGGGCTGTTATCGGGCGCTACGGACGCGGCGCAAACGCCGCCCTCCGCACACGCGCCCACGTGGCATTCGGTGATGCCTTCCGTGCAGAGAGTTCCAACGGGCGCGGGACTCGTGACACAAAGACCGCTCGTGGAGTCGCACGTGCCGCTACGGCACCCGAAGTCAAGTGCCGAGCAATCTTTAGGCGTGCCGCCCACACACTGCCCAGCTTGGCAGACTTTGTTGACCTTGCAGAGGTCCCCGGTGAGCACGCACGGGGCGTTGTCTTTGTTGGCGTCGGGGTTTCCGACGCACTTGCCCGTTGCCGGTTCGCACGAAACTGCGTTGCATTCGGTCAGCGGCGAGAACGAGCAGTCCTTGGGCTCGCCGACGCACTTGCCGACCTTGCAAATGCCGTTGATGTGGCAGAGGTTCGACGGCGTGCAGGATGCTCCTTCGGCAGCCGGAAGCGTGTCGCACTTCTTCAACTCCTCGTAGCAAACGACGGACTCGCACCCCACGGGCTTGATGCCGCAGTAGTTCGGCGTTCCGCCGACGCAGGTGCCGCTGCCGTCGCACGAGTCGGCGACGGTGCAGAACCTGCCGTCCTCACACGCGGTCCCAGCGGGTGCAGGGATCACGACGCACGTGTTGAGCTGGCCGATGTACTGGCCTTTGTCGTTGCACACAGCGACGGCGCATGTCGGTACATCGAGCTCCGAGCAGTCCATGCCGCACGGCCCGAGCTCGTTCACGTCCGCACCAGCGTCCGGAGGGGGTTCTACGGGGACGGGTGCAATTCCCCCCGACGCCTCGCAGCCCGTGACAGTCCACACCAGCGGGAGCAAGAGCAAACCCCGCCCATAGTTCGTAATTCGACTAAGCATAACTTTGCCATCCATGTATCCCACTAAGTGCGTACAGAAAGCAAGGGATTAGTGCAAAAAATCTCGGCTCCCGCGGCCCGAGGTCGTTACCGGTAAAACCGACGACCCGAACGATGCCAAGGGTCCAGCCTTGCCAGAAGTGGTTGGCACCTTTTCATGGGCCCTCAAAAAGTGGTTGGCACCTTGTAATTGTTTAAAAATGCACATTTGAAAGCGGTTGGCACCTTTTCAGAAGGGTAACGCCTCCCACCTCTACAAAAGTGGTTGGCACCTTTTCAGCAGGGTAACGCCTCCCACCTCTACAAAAGTGGTTGGCACCTTTCTCGGCTGGAGGTTCTTCTTGCCCACCGGCCGACATTCGTGCGACCATCGCGTGCATGTCGCCTCGCCTACGCTCGTTCGGTATTGCTGCTACGTTTGTTCTTGCTGCGATGTCCGCCGCGTCGTCTGCCGAAGGATTCTGCGGATTTTATGTAAGCGGCGCCGATGCAAAACTCTTCAACAACGCAACGCTCGTGGTGCTCATGCGCGAAGGCACGCGCACCGTGCTCTCGATGCAGAACAACTACCAAGGGCCCGCCGAAGACTTCGCGATGGTCGTGCCGGTCCCCGTCGTGCTGAACGAAGACAACGTAAAGACGCTTCCTGCCGACGTGTTTGGCCGCGTCGATCGTTTGGCCGCCCCAAGGCTCGTCGAATATTGGGAACAAGATCCATGCCGTCCCCCGTACCGCGAAATGGAGATGTTGCGATCGGTCACCGTCGAAGAATCGGGGTCCGTTGACGATGACGAAGAAGTCGCCGAGCGCCACGGGGTCAAAATCGAATCGCGTTTCAGCGTCGGCGAATACAACATCCTCATCTTGAGCGCCAAAGATTCATTGGGGCTCGACACATTTTTGCGCGCGCAAAAGTACCAGATACCCGCGGGAGCCGAACCTTACCTGCGCCCATACGTCGCGCAGGGCAGCAAGTTTTTCGTGGCCAAAGTCGATATCAAAAAGGTAAAATTCGAAAATGGGCAGGCGATGCTTTCGCCTCTGCGTTTTCATTACGACAGCGAAACGTTCAGCTTGCCCGTGCGTTTGGGCCTCATCAATTCCGGCGGCACCCAAGACCTCATCGTGCACATCCTGGCGCGTTCGCGCTTCGAGGTCGCCAATTACGAAAACTTCGCCATTCCGACGAACATTCGCGTGAACGATACGGTAAAGCCGGCATTCGGTACGTTTTACGCGTCGCTCTTCGACAAGGTGCTCGC is a genomic window of Polyangiaceae bacterium containing:
- a CDS encoding immune inhibitor A; its protein translation is MLSRITNYGRGLLLLPLVWTVTGCEASGGIAPVPVEPPPDAGADVNELGPCGMDCSELDVPTCAVAVCNDKGQYIGQLNTCVVIPAPAGTACEDGRFCTVADSCDGSGTCVGGTPNYCGIKPVGCESVVCYEELKKCDTLPAAEGASCTPSNLCHINGICKVGKCVGEPKDCSFSPLTECNAVSCEPATGKCVGNPDANKDNAPCVLTGDLCKVNKVCQAGQCVGGTPKDCSALDFGCRSGTCDSTSGLCVTSPAPVGTLCTEGITECHVGACAEGGVCAASVAPDNSPCNDYDSCTEGDTCSAGTCLAGSPVTSCSVYLHEGFETCPSDWTFGGDWECGKPTQVGPETAHIGTNVIGTNLDGLYTVNQAFATAIAALPPLDLTTATNPKLSFWAWQHTEGGSFDGWNLKISTDGGQNYPVVMGVTPAYYLTISGQPAWGGDHSTKGWQYFEADLTPYVGKTALLRVSFRSDGASVYPGLYVDEVIVAEPMQTPMYIMTTSPLEDVYSGMSYSAPITKVGGSSNAVWSIKPGGQNTGWLTIDPMTGELKGIPSKADVGPVLVTVRVEEPMLPSNFAERTFAFSVLGNIYYTSFETMCPGDWTLTGDWECGVPTGLGPGAAYIGTQCLATKIDGNYNNLQTWVGTTATSPEIDLTGSLGPLMSFRMWLDTEGATYDGVNLQVSTDGGMTFSVVQAVSPTYPLVIAGRPAWGGHQFALGWQFVQADLSAYAGQKIRLRFSFQSDSSSVFPGAYIDDIFIDD
- a CDS encoding DUF2330 domain-containing protein, whose translation is MSPRLRSFGIAATFVLAAMSAASSAEGFCGFYVSGADAKLFNNATLVVLMREGTRTVLSMQNNYQGPAEDFAMVVPVPVVLNEDNVKTLPADVFGRVDRLAAPRLVEYWEQDPCRPPYREMEMLRSVTVEESGSVDDDEEVAERHGVKIESRFSVGEYNILILSAKDSLGLDTFLRAQKYQIPAGAEPYLRPYVAQGSKFFVAKVDIKKVKFENGQAMLSPLRFHYDSETFSLPVRLGLINSGGTQDLIVHILARSRFEVANYENFAIPTNIRVNDTVKPAFGTFYASLFDKVLAKHPKAVVTEYAWSAGSCDPCPEPPLNVGDLATLGVDALPGYEGAKEAPPEIANAFTLTRLHARYDSNALGEDLVFRAAPPIMGGNGVPDPEGKMTRGAQPSGINMFQGRYVMLHPWEGPIECEKPQRGMWGGPIKQVASGPTVATNTAFAPRGAQLASFLQANETELESSEDAVLPSGPAGEVPPLPPPMNRGCGACATADAQGGLGAVIGAAIAGLAAVLRRRRAAK